TTTAACTTAATGTGTGTAATACTTAAACCACAGGTGGGAAAATCAAGCGTTGGTGCaaatttaattgctttttgCAAGAAGCAATGTATTAGTCTCGCTGGGCAAACAGACGTGATAAAGCAAATCAGAAGTGATGAACAGGCCATAACACACTTGTCAATTATTTCCATTTCTTGTTTTACACTAAATATACACATCAGATGCATTATAAGTATATACATGTGTTTGAACTGTATGTGCTGGAAACAGATCTCAAGCTTAATTACATCAATCCTAATGGATATTAATTCCCATGTATATGTCACAACCTGGACTGGGATCCTTTGTAGCTGGaatttctgctgtttttttgtttgaatggcATAATCTGACTGTTTTATAACATGGCATCACAGTCCCAGTTATGACTTCTAGAGAGCACACccccctgcacacacacacacacttctttCTCACCTCCACAGTGAGGAAACCAGCCAGCTGTAGGTGGCGCCGCTGCATCACGAATCGCCCCAGCAGGTCTTTGCTCCGTGAGCCATAATTAGGGAATTCCCCAGCCAGGAACGCAATCCTGCACATCGACATTGATTTCGGGTGAATAGGATACAAATCAATCAGGAAATGGCAATGCGTTTTGCATTCATCTCGCGTCATAAGAAGAgtcactgttttctaaaaaggTGGCTGCCAGCGTCAGACTGGCAGGAATCAGGATAGGGCTTGAGTTGTCAGGGCACAGTGCCTTACTGTAGAAGCGGAAGAGACAGTGGGAAGGTGGAGGAGGGTGGCATGGCACATGGCAGGGAGGAAACAAAGCAGCCAGGAAAGAGGGAGAAGGCGGAGGGGTGTCGAGGGGCGACGCCAGGCACAGGCGGCTCACCTCCTGGCTCCGTTGGGGAGCGGTGTGGGCCCCCCGGCCCCCGGGAGGTGGGGGGCCTTCAGGGTCTCCAGGTTCATTGGCTTATTCTCCGAATCCAGAACCAGTTCTCCGTCTGCAGAGCGAccaggcaataaaacatcagcGTCTGTCCACTACAGCCACATTAACACAACAGGAGGATCTGTCTCTCAGGCACATCACCCCACTGGGCTGCAGCTCACTCAGCTTTTTCAAGGCAGTGCCCACAGCAAACTAATTAAAGGGAACACTTGCCTTGCAAGACCTTACCATTGCTGAAGATTAAAAATGAAGGGGGTGTTGTGACGCCCTAATATGGCAGCATGGAGCACAGACTGTCCAGAAAACTTTCTGTGGAACCTGACTGGAGGCTTGTACTTAATAGGAAGGATATAAACTGGGCCCTTATTGTCCTCAATTAGTGTAACATTTACATCACTTATTTACAAGTGGAATTATATCAAATTAAAAGACAATACAATTAACCCAAAACTATAATCTAAACAAGACAGTTACTACTTTTAACATCAGGCAGTGCAACCTGCTTTACCTTCTGTCTAAATCTTCCAGAAATACAGTCTCACAGTTAATCATTTCTGTGAGCTTATGAGACAACCAGTACATCCGACAGCCTCCCCAGCCTGGCTTGAGTTAATGCTGTCATTTACGACAGATAAGAATGAGAAATCTGCTTCGTAATTTCATATTTCTGCTTGCTTTTCTTACACTTTCAGCCCAGGGCCACACCAGACTACAGTTACCCATGACTTTCACAGTTAAGCACTAGAACTCCACTAGATCACGATTGTTTTAAACatgatacagtaaatgactGAAGCAGGGTTTAAAGCTCAATGCCAAAAATACCACATGTAAGGTGCTTAACTCTGACTTCACACGTTCGCAGTCAAAGCAAGCCACAGGAGAGCAAAGTAAATGGGCTCTATGTGTGTAGTAACCAGGAGCTTGGTTAACCTACAAAAGTTGACCAGGATGGACCCGAGCAGCAGCAAAGCCAGTGTCAGCCCTCTCCCCAGGCTCACCAATGGTCCAGCCGTACACAGTGCTGACAGCGGTCCGGTACGTGCCCTCCTGCCCCGCCACCAGGCTGCGGAGCGCCTCGTGCAGGCTGCTCTGCAGGGGTGTAGGCTGGCTCCTGGAGGCCTCGGCGGGGGGAGCGGGCGGTGGTGTCCCCAGAAGCTCCCCGTACTCCAACTGTGCCGTTGCCACGATGTGGGCCAGCTTCAGCCTGTAGTTCTGAGTGCGGGAGGGACTGCCACCTGgaacacaaactcacacaggGTCAGAGCGCCGCCATGGCAACAGGCACATGAGAACTGTGTGTCAATACAAGGAAGCATCCTGCTTTTAGGAGCTGAGCACGCTGGGATggaaggcgctatataaatgcagGGAATTAGTATTaccatttcaatttttttgaaGGATTGCTATCAACCACTTTCCACAACGTGGTGGGGTACTTCTAGTCTCCACAACTCgtactttcattttaaagatgccTGTTCTCAGCTTTAGATAAAAAAAGGGTTGGAGTTGTCCATATTTTAAGGATTCTGTGAATATGAACCAAGTTTCCACAAAGTCGTCTCTGTTCAGGGCAAAAGACATGCAGTTCTTTTAACATCTCAATTTAGGTCACACCTTTCAAGTGAAGTGTCATCCAAATAAGTTTCAGTCTTATTTAAATTCTCATTTGAGTTTCTATCCATGGTTTTCAGAAATGTGTTGTACAAATTCAGATTCGCTGCCCCTAGCTTCAGTGTTTTCCCAATTATGGATGTGGAATGTTTTTATCTGCTTTTTTCAATGCACAGGATTATGCTGGATGTCCACTTGAGCAAGGAGCACCTGCATCCCGACTAACCACTACATGAGACGATGCCTACAGTTTGTGTACAGATCTAAAGGAACACCTTATTGACCCGAACACCATCCTGCACTGCCCTCTCCTGGGCACACTTGGAATGACACGGTACAGATGCAGAAGAAATGCAAAAGATCACTAAGATTTAGTCACAAATATAGAAGGCCACGTATCTCTGACCTCACCAGGTGCCAATCTgtttttctcaacagaaatgaGAAGGGGAAGGACAGTTTTATCATACCCAAAAATGAGCTTCTAAATTAGAATTTAAGAGCAGGAGCACATGGCTACAGGAAGAAAGAGGGAAATGGCTGCAGAGCGGTGGACCGGAGAGTGTGTGTGGACAGAAGCTCACCCGTCAGCCTGCTCTGAAAGCCTGGCTCCAGCACTGGCCGCAAGTCCTGTGGCCTGGCCTGCTGCAAAATACACAGTGACCACACCACATCCGTCTGGAGGAACGGCTCCAGCTGGGTCAAAGCACCCTCCAGACCAGCATGGACCTGCTCACAGAAACACAGTCCCTCAGATCAACCACACAGTGCAGCAATGCGCCCTTGTGAAATCCCCAAGTCTGCCCCCGGGACCTGAAGGAGGGCCTGTCAACAAGCCCATCCTGGCCGAGCTGTGCCTACCTTACTATAGAAGGCAACATCCTTGCTGGGCTGGAAGTTGAGCCGAGCAAATGCCATAAGAAGGTTGCACAGCTGGGTGGTGCTGTAGTTTTCGCTGCACTGCAGGAAATTCTGTGATGAGAGAAAGTTAGAGAACACAGGGTTCGGGTGTGAATTTGAATACGCGAGGATTGGACGACAGCAAATCAGAATCCTATTGCTCATCAGCTGGATCTATTACAAGCTTTACAAGCTGTACTGATGAAACTGAAATGCAGTGTATCTAATGATGACGGCTGTTTCTGCACAAAGAAACTTGTTCGGGAGAGCTTTTTTTGAAGTGGGAATGCTATTGCACTGGGGCAGTCCCACTCTCTCGACCTCAGAATCCTGGGTCCAGTGGTACGAGTACTCGTCATGACTGGAGACTTCCTTAATTGCAGTGGATGGCCATGACGCCTTTCTGTGCCTTGTCATGCCCTTCGCTTTCCACAGAGCAAGCGTtgcaacagtatagtgtcccatcacaccatactggggcattaggacttacatggaccacagggtaagcaccccctgctggccccactaacacctcttccagcagcaaccttagctttcccaggaggtctcccatccaggtactgaccaggctcaccccTGCTTAGCTGCTGGCAGTGTATCCAATACTATTCTGGGTTTGTCCATTTGTCTGCCCAAGCTTATGCAGAACAGGAAAAATTTTAAGAATCTGCAGTCTGCTATGGATTATAACTCCTCTGCAAATGATCTTGGTCCCCATAGGACACACCAGGTCCTGTTTGGTATATTCTGTGCTTATCAAGAATCCTCCTTTGATTTGAGCAGGAATTTCAACAAGGGATGTCAGTAAGACACTTAAGAGAGCAATGTAGGGCAGTGAGAAGCAGACAGAAGTAGGGACACACCAAACTCCACTGTATTGTTACTGTAATATGAACTTATGGCTGGTGAACCTTAAAGTAAATGTATAATGCTTTGCTATGGGCAAGTCTTAACTTGAATGCCAAGGCTTTCAAATGTTAAACAATTCTGTAAGGGTCAGTGTGGAATTGTTAATTTCGTTATCTACTTTTTCACCTTCTAAAGGTCTTTTGTTGCAAATGTAAGCTGAAACCCACGTAACCCTATCAGGTACGCTGTAGCTGTGTTTTCAGAAGAAGAGAATGAAGAGAACAGACAGAGAAGGTGGAGAGTGGGGCAGGGACAGACCTCGGTGAAGCTCTCGAATAGCGGAAGATGTAGCCACTTGAGCAAAGAGAAGGACTTGGCGCAACTCGCCACATCACCGGGGCTCATCTCAGGCAGCCTTGGCAGCAGGTCACCCGCGATCCTCTGGAACACCTGGGTCTGCTGGAAATTGAGCTTTCCTACCAGGGGTCAAGGGAAGGGAGAAATCCATCAAAGGTGCAAGGAGCTCCGGTGCTTGTTAGCGGCACACAAGGTATCCTCTTTTCCTcaatctctccctccctccttccTCACCGTAAGAGAAGGCGAGGTCGATGAGCAGGGGCGTGCGGAGCTCCAGGCCAGGTTTTTGCAGCAGGTGGTAGGACAGCGCCCTCAACAGGGGCACCGAGCGCCGGCCCTGAGCTGCCAGGGACACAGCCACCCGCCGTGTCTCCTCCGGGCCGAACCTCTCGGCCAGCTCCAGagcctgggagagagggagagggagagagagagagataattAGTGGGATCTGCAGAGGAGGATATTAAATGCTGCACAAACTAAACTAGACGGGGCTATTTAAGAAAAGTCACATTCAAATCGAACAGAAGGCAGGAGAGAAAGAATTTCCAAGCAGTGCATCCCCCCCTTCCCGCTCCTCACCTTGTCCTCCAGCCTGTCCATGAGGGAGGCGGACAGATGTCCCACCTTCATCATCAGGAGGGATAAAGTGCGCGGGTCACTGATCTCCGTCCAGCGCAGCTCCAGCTGCTTCAGCACGTCCCTCAGCAGCGCCCCCTCCTGCCCGCTGTGCTGGCGCACACTGCACCACTCTGCCAGCGCCGCCAGCTGCCTGTAGCTGAACCGCCGGAGCCGCCAATGGGCCTCCGTCTGCAGAGAGCGCAGCACAGGAGCCCCAGGGGCCACACCCAGTCGGGACAGGGCCCTCAGGAGAGACACCAGAGAGCCGTTCCACACTGTGGACAcctggaaagcacagcaaaggtacTTACACAGGCACACGTGTGGCGTTCAGACTTCCAGACACACACCCGCGCTGCCCCACTCTCCACTGTAGCACCCTGAGCCAACTGTGTGAGAGTGCACAGCACAATCTATTAACCCCGTTCTACGTTTCTAATTGTTACAATTAAAATCActgacaaaatattaaaacattaaaaaaaaaacaagcgaGAACAAATTCTGCAACTCACAGATTTGGCAATGTTCAATGCCACTTCACCATTCTGTGCAGTAGAGCAGTGGATTGGTGTTCTCTATAACTGTATTTGACCTGTTACTTAGTGGGTTAAGCTGCATTGAGATCTCATGTTCTAGCTGCTGTTATTGGCCAGCTGCACACAGGCAGTTGGAGGTGCTGCTCGCCCTGGGCGCTCTTACCTGGGAGTTGACTGTGTGCAGCAGGTCTTGGAATCTGGAGTCGTAAAGGAGATCGTCCGTGTCAGAGCCGCCCTTCTCTCCCCCCTGGGCGGCCTGCCTGTCGCCCGCGAGGCGTGCCAGGTGCACGACGGCAATGGCGGCCTGGTTCGCTTTGCCGCCCCGTTCTGCCCACAGCTGCAGCAGTTCCTGCGGGGAGCGGGCCTGTTCCAGCAGCTGGTCCAGCTCGGTGCGCTCCGGGGCCTTGGGGTAGGATTCCTCCGCCGCCGCCACGCCGTGCCCATCGCAGAGCGCCCGGAGTGGACCCAGGGAGGGGAGCCGCCAGGCCACAATCCACAGGGGCTCTGAAGGGGGAGGGAGGGCCAGGGGCCGTCCCTGGATGGCAGGAACACGAGTGCATTGGGCACCCAAGAGCCGGGTGCAGCGGGCTAAAAATCGCGTGGTCATCAGGAGCTCTCTCTCAGGCGCTGTCACTGCCTTCACAAGCAAAGAACTAGACTCCTCATCTCACTGAACCTGCAGGGGAACAATCGAAGCCAGATCCGGTTGTCAGGAATACTTCTGCTTATACAGGGAATTGGATATGAAGGATTTGTAAAGACTTGCTAGACAGAGGTCTTCAATAAACGGCTCTTAGAAATGGGAAGAAATAGCCCTGTCTGAGCATAGGCCAAACATACACAGTCTGCAGCCTGAACACACGGCATAGCTGTGATGACACCAGTGCAGTTCTGGGTCATTTGCCGTCTCACTGACTCGGATATCGCCGCCTATTAACAGTTCCAACAGTAAGAAAATGGGAGAGTTACAGATACACAATAGTCCTCGGCACTCATGGACACATCAGCCATGGGCTGAAAGGGAATCTGCAGGCCCTGCACTGAGTGAACAGGAAATATACCGGGACTAATACACTTGGTCCCCCAGTCAGGTTAACAAAATTTAAGCAGATTAAGGTATGAAATTCACGACCTTGCAAGCACGGAACACAACTGGCACTTCTTAAATAAATGCTAATTCGTTTAAATAATTAACATACTTGTTAAACTGAAAACATGCAATGCAGTAATTTCCCCAGTCAATACAGTGACCCAGTGGGACGTAAAATGTTCAAATCTTAACGAGGAACAACTACACCCTTCTGGAGACACTCAACAGGGCAAACGGACGGAGAATTGATGGATGATTGGCGATTGGGATTAGGGGAGACTGGGGGGTAAATTAGGGCTAGGGAGAAACACTTCGCGATTCTGTTAATGTTGCAGCCTCTGGTTCCAAGATCATGGACAAGTAATGCATGTTATTATGAAAATTATGAGATCGCTTATTAATTTCGCTAATCGTTATCGTGTATGTATATTCATCATCCTCTTTCTACATTGTACATAGTGACAATCACCTAAAGACAACCACAGGACCATTGTACAGCTCTCCAGACTCCGTACAGTACGTGAAAGCCCTTGTGTACTATGTTTCAAAATGTAGTGTCCAACAATTCATGTTGTAGTGACAGTAGAATTGATCTATTGCACAACCTGATGCGGAAACACTCCGTTCTGACCTTGCCGGTTACACTGCCCTTACTTACTGACTATCGAACAAGACTGCACATTAAATATGTGCTTAACGCCACACAACCATTCGTTACTCATCACCCAAcctctaaatttaaaaataaggttGAGGTGTAATATAATTCTTAAACAATATACTCACCTTATTGGTCGAAGGAAGCAACATTCACATGGCCTCCAAACGCAAATGTCGCAGATTGATTTCGTCACTAGTAAGCAGGGAATCGCTGTCCTCCTCACGTGATATGGGTATCAAATTGAACTGAGGAAGACTTAAAGGGAtttttgtctgatttaaagggTTTTTCGATCTGAAAGTACACTTTACAACTTTGAGAAAGCACAGATACTTTGTGAGATTTACATCTTACAGAGCAAACGGTTGACTACTTCTCATTTTTCGACATTTAAGAAGTTTTAAGTCATAGAAGCATCTGGTGATCACTTAAACATTACAGAACTACACAACTTTTTTTAAGTTAGTTCTGTTTATTTAAGTATAGTTTGTAAACGCAGTGAAAGGTAGGAACTCCAGGTAGTTTGTATTTTGTGGagcatataataaaaaaacacacatagaagATTTCGAATTTACTGTTCCTTATAAAAAATGTTCGGTTCAAATGTTttggctgatttttttttaatgactgtgTACTCAAAACATTCAGCCAGATCCAGAAAGAGTTACAGGACGAGCAACAATCCTGCTTATCCTTATGAGATGgggaaattaaaatgaagacCTACTTGTGAAACCTAAACCTTTTTATATCCTGCTCTGAAATCTCTTGtaagatttaattttaatacatcTTGTGATCTAACATGTGGGGGCTTACCCTGAAATCCATTGAAAGGATTCTGCCAATTCTTGCAGTTGCTGAGGCATTTCAGAGTCCACCATGATCTAAAATCTAGTGATGAAATGGCCTAATCTGTAATACCATGCCTGTTAAGTAGGTGGCAATATCATATTTCATTGGAGTTTATAAAGAATTGAGAGCTTCAGGTGTGTAGCTCTTTTAACATCACCATTCATCTATCACCTTCTATCGAACTCCAAGATTAATGCTTCAAGTAGGGTGCCTCTTTTTGAACTGGTCTGTGaagcacaatgtactgtaagtagaaTCTCTGggtcattcatccatccattttctagccactttATATAATTCAGGGTcaaggggagccagagcctatcccagcaagcaaaaggCACAAGACAGGGAACATCCTGGATgagacacccctactctttttgagaaaagccctgggatttttaatgaccaccgagagtcaggacctcggttttacgtctcatccgaaggacggcgcctgttttacagtatagtgtccctgccactatactggggcattaggacccacatggaccacagggtgagcaccccctgctggccccactaacacctcttccagcagcaaccttagtttttcccaggaggactcccatccaggtactgacacctgctgagcttcagtgggctgccagttgacagttgcagagtgatatggctcaCAAACGAAACATTCTCACAAATTTGCTAAACATTCTAACTAGGTGTGAACTTCGCATGCAATAAGAACTTTCCGAACGGCGGGGATTAATATACCAgaatatctttggactgtgagaagaaaccagagcacctggtgaaAACAGTAAGTtccccagaaattgaacctgGGGCCTCAGCACAGCaaggcaatgctaaccactgcaccaccaagcCAGCCATGTCTGTCTTAAATAACATTAAATCAGACTGTGTGTTCATTGCTTAACACTATTCTCCCATAAGAGAAAGCAGGCTTCAATGTCATTTAACTAAAGTATTGAAGCAGAGATTCAGGTTTTTTTAACATGAGGAAGAAGGACATGGGGAAAGTCCAGCTGTGCATGTTTATTACACCCAAAGTTCAGATCATGAATACAAACAGCTCTTTAAAAACAAGCAATGTAAGTGGGCAGTCCATTCAAGGTCAGACCAGAGTTTTGTATTTTATCCCACTAGTCTCAGCATAAGCTTAATTGTaccctttttaaaatacaagtcaaaataaaactaatgcatgtagcaaaaaaaatgattataagTACAAATGCACCTCATTCAACATTTATAATGCTCTGCTTGTGTCATTTGACTGTATTCTTCTTTTCTAGACATTACAAATAAAagagtatatatacagtactgttgtaATTCTGCTGATATTAATTGTGAGAAGACATTTAATTCTAATGTTGTTACTTCTGAAGTTGCCTGATACATAGTTATTATCCCCCTGCTCTTTTGTTAGGGATGAtaaccacatttttttttacttttcttttttcatattcttTGTATTGGTTTTTAGATTCACCCTACACAACTAAGAATCACTTTACAGGATTAGAACAGACAGGTGCTCTCTCAAGTAtctcctgggtttaattctccATGCGGTGTGTTACAAACAACATTTTCTTACTCAGAAACAGGAAGTTAGCTATCTGTAATAAAtgttttctctctgtctctaCTGTGTACTGTCTATACTCAGGAGTCTGACAGGAGTCATGCTATAATTCTACCTGTCAGATGACTGAGCTCTACCactaccactggctcacactgatgttgTTTTCTCAAACTGCTTGTCTGACGTTTTTTTGAAAACGTTAATGTTTCTTAACTTGTTGTTTtggctgctgttctgtgtttatgtttttggtgattCCTTTAATATCTTTGTATTGTAGCATACATGcaagtaagcatttcattgcacttgtccATATGACAAATCAGCTAAACTGAACTAAACTAGTCTTAGCTTTGTTCTCACTAGTAGTTCACTATGtaataatccatccattttctaaccactttctccaatacagggtcaagGGGAGTTGGAGTCTATccaggatgggacaccagtccattgctgtgcacacactcacagcagcgccaattttcccaggagtcaATTAAcacaccagtatgtttttggactgtgggaggaaaccggagcacccaaaggaaacccacacaaacacattacaaaacaaattcCACATAAGTAacatcccaggaattgaacacagggccccagagctACAATGATCAATAACAACCACTGCACCAATGTGCTGCCAATTTATAACCACAAACTGCTCATTTATTATGAAGTGTAAGGCAACTAGGAAACCCGTGTGATCTTGAGAAGCCATCCGATAATGGCTTGGCTTTCTTTCTTAGTTGGATAAGCTAATATTTGTAAGAGGAAACTCTTCTTTTCTAGTTCTAGAGTATTATGGAAAGTCCCAAGAACAGTATTTTGTTCGTTGGTGTTACAAGGAACTATACAGGCGGGGTTTTGGTTCCAGCTTGGTGTTGAGCATCAGACCTGCTACGCACAGCTATCTCACAATCCCCAATCTGGTTGCGTCCTGTGCTTGGTGTGACATGCTGGTACTCTACTGGAGACATGGCTGAGTTACCCAGCAGCTTCTGTTTCATTTCGCTGCAGGCCAAGGGCGCCCCCACCAGGCGGAGCCTGTCCCCACAGAGCTCCACCACAACCCTGTAAACATCTTTCAGCCCCGGATAGCGACTCAGAATCGCACTCTGCTCCTGGGCACTGTATTTGCTAAGATTGATGTCCTGTGTTTGCAAAGAGCATCCAGTGTTCTTTAACAGCTCTGAGAGGAGCTCCTgggcatttttcatgtttcTTGCCATTTTGGGGTCCTGAACATTGGGTGATAGAATCAATTTGCTGATGCTTTCCTCCACTTTGAGGTCCATTGAGTGGCTGCTCAAGATCCGGTCTATCTGCTGCTTTTGGAAGGCTTGGGTGTATCTCAGAGTGTAGGTATCAGTGCTAAGACAGGTTTGaaagttctgttttctttccGGTTGGCACAAGGCAGCTCTGTGGTTCCAGTTGAGTTGGTTTCTTTCATTTGAAACATACTGAGGTGCCTCAGAAATATCCCTTATTGGGGCAGGAAATATTCTTCTTCCTGGTGACTGAGGTAAATTCCTCTCATAGCTTTTGGGGCTGTGAATCAGATCAGTGTCATTTGAGTGCAGGCTGTTGTTACTCATCTCGTAGATTTCCACTTTTCCAGGTGGACTGGGATGAACGCTACCTGGAGTGGTGCTGTAAGTGGGGCTGCTGTAACTTCTTCTAGGATGCTCCTTATTCACATACCTCAGTCTTGGTGCAGCAGAGACTGAGCTGCCTCTTATGCCCGGTAGCACACGGTGAGGTCCTTGTTCATCTTTCTGCCACTTGTCTTTGAGCCTCTCCTGAAGGTACCACTGGGTTTCACTTGAGTCCGTCTCAGTCCCCACCAGCCAGCACCTGCTTGACTGACTCGGCAGAGTGGAGCTTCTCCTGACCGGCTGACGTCTCCACTCTCCATCGCCTGGGGTCCCCATCTCCCTCGCTGGTTGACTTTGCAGGTCTTTGGAACACTTTATcaacttgtttaaaaaaataaaaaatgaaaccagTAAGTTTtcattgaacttttttttcccttaaaacAGAGATGAGATAATATGCAGGTATTTTTCTTATCAACATTTGGGAAAATGCACTATTTGGAAAAGGTCAAAAGAAAAGCCATAGTAATCCAAGGATATTGTTGCACAGGGATCAAGAACGGATTAATGAACAAAAAACAGCACATCAAAATGGGCCTAAACACTAACCGATTATACATAAGCATGTAATCACAGGGTGTATTTCATGTCTGGTGCTCTCATTGATCTTGTTCAATGATTTAGATTCTGGTGTGCGCAGTAACTGAGTTACATTTGCTCATGTCACAAAACAGGGGGGGTGTCAGACGTGCTCAGACAGAAACGGCAGCAAAATCCTGGAGTGGGCAGATACTTGGAAAATTAAGTTTAAGTTGGATAAAATGCAATCTGAGCCACACGGTTTCACAAAATTTGCCTCTGGGAGATGCTACCAGTCAATCAAAAGCAAAACTGCCTGGCATTTGAACAGTATCTTCCTTTTGGCCATCACCCTGCTTAAACACAACACAGAAAATACCAgatgtagtgtgtgtgtgtgtatttgtgaacTTGTGCGTGTTCTTTGTGTGAAGTGTTTAAGTATTATTGAATGGTTTCTATTTATGTGTTTGCACTATGACATCAGATTAAATTCCTTGGAGGTATAACTTGGCAAATAAATCAGTGATTCTGATTCTGACAGGAAATAGCAATGTGCAATATACACTTCGCATGGGTGATTTTGGACTGCAGGAGCTATGTGAGGGTATCTATGGAAATTCTTCTATGCTCTCATTAAGACAATGTGAAAAAGCAACAAGCTTCACTGCACATTGGTGAATCCTCATTTGGAATATTGTGTCCAGT
This is a stretch of genomic DNA from Lepisosteus oculatus isolate fLepOcu1 chromosome 10, fLepOcu1.hap2, whole genome shotgun sequence. It encodes these proteins:
- the tbrg4 gene encoding FAST kinase domain-containing protein 4 codes for the protein MTTRFLARCTRLLGAQCTRVPAIQGRPLALPPPSEPLWIVAWRLPSLGPLRALCDGHGVAAAEESYPKAPERTELDQLLEQARSPQELLQLWAERGGKANQAAIAVVHLARLAGDRQAAQGGEKGGSDTDDLLYDSRFQDLLHTVNSQVSTVWNGSLVSLLRALSRLGVAPGAPVLRSLQTEAHWRLRRFSYRQLAALAEWCSVRQHSGQEGALLRDVLKQLELRWTEISDPRTLSLLMMKVGHLSASLMDRLEDKALELAERFGPEETRRVAVSLAAQGRRSVPLLRALSYHLLQKPGLELRTPLLIDLAFSYGKLNFQQTQVFQRIAGDLLPRLPEMSPGDVASCAKSFSLLKWLHLPLFESFTENFLQCSENYSTTQLCNLLMAFARLNFQPSKDVAFYSKVHAGLEGALTQLEPFLQTDVVWSLCILQQARPQDLRPVLEPGFQSRLTGGSPSRTQNYRLKLAHIVATAQLEYGELLGTPPPAPPAEASRSQPTPLQSSLHEALRSLVAGQEGTYRTAVSTVYGWTIDGELVLDSENKPMNLETLKAPHLPGAGGPTPLPNGARRIAFLAGEFPNYGSRSKDLLGRFVMQRRHLQLAGFLTVEVPYYEWLELKSDWQRVAYLKDKMGKAVAEDMAK